From the Maioricimonas rarisocia genome, one window contains:
- a CDS encoding HD domain-containing protein, translating into MTDEFDTIPELSDLESGRNLIRVPMEQNVPFTPRVRAIVDTPEFQRLAEISQLGLVSRVYPGARHTRFEHALGVYHNALRYLQRLSKDERFRAVIDRRSAELLIVAALLHDLGHWPFCHPIEDMALVEMPPHEEYAARFLLGYGELPRVLRDVWGIDPEEVLDVLSARTDSPRLRLLRSILSGPIDVDKLDYLDRDSLHCGVPYGRHFDKQRLIQSLVVNEAGDGLAITSKGKTAAELMVFARYVMFSEVYWHHAVRAATSMFARSFYELHEKFDLRALFGSSDADMIDRLRQAGRGTPCEGLLEGVFGRQRRLYKRAAEYNHYQAAAIYERLAGRPYTTLVNCATALAECLSSELGRPVPPTDVLIDAPPPHREIEFAIDVYFGKEGVYRPFQQVSPVVDALARKQFDDYVKQVRVFVAPELAATIGEMAGFDELLESATRNVA; encoded by the coding sequence ATGACCGACGAGTTTGACACGATTCCGGAGCTGTCCGACCTCGAATCGGGCCGGAATCTGATTCGCGTTCCGATGGAGCAGAACGTTCCATTCACGCCCCGCGTGCGGGCCATTGTGGACACGCCGGAGTTCCAGCGGCTGGCGGAGATCAGCCAGTTGGGACTGGTTTCCCGCGTCTATCCCGGTGCCCGGCATACGCGGTTCGAACATGCGCTGGGCGTATACCACAACGCGCTGAGGTACCTGCAGCGACTGTCGAAGGACGAACGGTTTCGCGCGGTAATCGACCGTCGCTCGGCAGAGTTACTGATCGTCGCCGCACTGCTGCACGATCTGGGACACTGGCCGTTCTGCCATCCAATCGAGGATATGGCGCTCGTCGAGATGCCGCCGCACGAGGAGTACGCGGCCCGGTTTCTGCTCGGGTACGGCGAGCTGCCGCGTGTGCTGCGGGACGTCTGGGGGATCGATCCGGAGGAGGTGCTCGATGTGCTCTCGGCCCGCACCGACTCCCCCCGACTGCGCCTGCTGCGGTCGATCCTCTCGGGACCGATTGACGTCGACAAGCTGGACTATCTGGACCGGGACAGCCTGCACTGCGGCGTGCCGTACGGGAGGCACTTCGATAAACAGCGGCTGATCCAGTCGCTGGTCGTCAACGAGGCAGGCGACGGCCTGGCGATCACGTCAAAGGGGAAGACGGCCGCCGAGCTGATGGTCTTCGCCCGGTACGTGATGTTCAGCGAGGTGTACTGGCATCACGCGGTCCGGGCGGCGACGAGCATGTTCGCCCGCAGTTTTTACGAGCTTCATGAAAAGTTCGATCTGCGCGCGCTATTTGGTTCATCGGATGCGGACATGATCGATCGATTGCGGCAAGCGGGACGGGGTACCCCCTGTGAAGGGTTGCTCGAGGGAGTGTTCGGTCGGCAGCGTCGACTGTACAAGCGGGCCGCGGAGTACAATCACTACCAGGCGGCAGCGATCTACGAGCGACTGGCCGGGCGGCCCTACACGACGCTGGTGAATTGTGCGACCGCATTGGCAGAGTGTCTGTCGTCGGAACTCGGCCGGCCGGTGCCTCCAACCGATGTGCTGATCGATGCACCGCCACCTCATCGGGAAATCGAGTTCGCGATCGACGTCTACTTCGGGAAGGAAGGCGTCTATCGGCCGTTCCAGCAAGTGTCGCCCGTCGTCGATGCGCTGGCCCGTAAACAGTTCGACGACTACGTGAAACAGGTGCGGGTGTTTGTCGCGCCGGAACTGGCTGCGACGATTGGCGAGATGGCCGGATTTGACGAGTTGCTGGAGTCGGCGACTCGGAACGTGGCGTGA